Sequence from the Fulvivirga ligni genome:
TATTGAAAATAAGGTGTGCAATGACATAAAAGGTCAATATATAGCACCGGCAGCGCTCCAACTTCTCATCGAAAATGCCATTAAGCATAACATAGTTTCTAAGGCAGAGCCTTTAACCATAAGACTCTTTAATACAGATGATTATATCATAGTAGAAAACAATATTCAGCTGAAAGAAGTTAAGGAACCATCTACTCGCATTGGATTGAGGAATATTCGGGAGCGCTATGATTATCTGAGTGGAGAAAACTCATTGATAATTGAGCAAAATCATATGTTCAGAATAAAAATACCAATCATATATCTATCATGAATGTGGTAATAGTAGAAGACGAACCTTTGGCCGCAGAGCGCCTTTCTGGCCTTATACATCAGTATGATCCGAGTGTAAAAGTGCTGGAGGAATTTGATACTGTGAAAAGCACAGCGGCTTTCATAGATAAGCATAATGATGATATCGACCTTCTCTTTTTAGATATTCAACTGTCTGACGGTAAATGCTTTGAAATTTTCCAAAAAACAGAATGCTATAAGCCCGTAGTTTTCACCACAGCCTATGATGAGTATATGCTCGATGCATTCAAACTGAATAGTCTCGATTATTTACTTAAACCTGTTCGTTTTGAGGATCTTAAGGCAGCATTGGAAAGGTATAAAAAAATAAAATCTGAAGACAGAAAGTTTACCGTAGACCCTGAGACCATTCGCAATTTACTAGCGGGAAATACTAAGGCTTATAAAAAGCGCTTTTTAGTGAAATTTGGAAAGCGAATGCAATTCAAAAATGTGGAAGATATTGAGTACATAGTAGCTCATGATAAGATTTGCCACATTGTTGAAAAAGGGAGCGGCAAGAAATATATTATTGATCATACCCTGGAAGAGCTGGATGAAAGTCTACTTAACCCTCAGGACTTTTTTAGAATAAACCGACAATATATTGTGTGCATAACCTGCATAAAAGAAATCAGCAACTATGACCAACAGCGCCTGGAGTTAAAGCTTTATGTTCCTTGTGAAGAACGCTTAATCGTGAGTAGAAGTAAAACCCAGGCCTTTAAAAACTGGCTAAATGCCTAACATAATATAACCCATGAAAAAATCTTTACTAATCATTTTGCTATCTCTTATTAGCCTGGCCGGCGCCTCCGCTCAGGGTAATTATGATTCGTTGAAACAACAAGTTTTAGCCCTTCAAGCTGATGTTAATAACATTCACCTCAATCTGGAAAAGTCTAAAAGTAAATTTCAAAGAGGCATTTTAGTCGCCACGCTGGGATACACTGTAACCATAGCAGGCGGGCTCATGCTAGGTCGTGAAAATGATGAGCTGGGCCAGGGTCTTCTGGTGGCCGGAGGTGTAACCGGCGTAATAGGCACCTACATGCTAGTAGATGCCTTCAAGTTTTTGGGAAGAACCAGGACAAGACCTAGTCCTCAATAGCAACGCCTTTCCAAAAGGCAACATAGCCTTCAATTACTTTTGCGGCCTGTTTGGTTTCAGGATAATACCAGGCCACATCTTTATTCTCTTCCCCATCTACAGCCAATGTGTAGTATGATGCCGTTCCTTTCCACGGACAGATGGTATGAGTGGCCGAGTCTTTAAAATACTCTGATTTAATACTTTCTTTAGGAAAATAATGGTTGCCTTCAATAACCACGGTGTTGTCGCTTTCAGCCAGTAGCTGTCCATTCCATATAGCTTTCATCCTTTGTGTACTTTAGTTCAATGGTAAGAACGAGTTCTGAAGCAACACTGTTTTAAAAATAGGCATGTGCGTCAGGTCTCTGACAATTTTAATCTCTATGATAGAACAATTCGAAAATATGATCTGAATTTGGCAATAGTGTATCTCCATTATAGATGGCCTTTGTAATCTTATATTCCTCACAACAATCAGGCACACCAATACTTTCAAATTCAAAAATTAAAGAATCAGACACTGGTCCAGATCGCTGTCCCTCTTCAGGGAAAAAGTAAAGGGTCTGATTAAAAACAAACTGATTTAGGGTCTGATTTTTATAGTTAGGCCTGAAACGTTGGGCATCCAGGGCTACTATTACTACCCCATCAGGTTGATTAATTGGATCATCCCCAAATATGAGGTCTTCTCCAGTATCAGCATCTAAAATTTGGAAGGAAAAATCTGCTGCTTTAATATCTTCATAACACCTGACATCATCACAGTTATCACAACCTAGAAAAATCACTATTATTAAAGTAGCTAAACACCTCATAGACTCATTATTTTAAGCTATTAACGAAGGATTTTGGATTTATTCTGATTATGTAAGAAATTATTAAGCCTCACAATAATTAACTTTATCTTTAATAAATTATAAAATCACACATTTCTTCAATATGTATATAGAAGGCAAGCCAGACACCGGCAATCGATTAGGATCTATGGTTTTAGACCATTTTGTAATGACATTTATCGCAGGCATTTTCGCCATACCACATATGGCCATGATTTTCGCCAAGGCCTTTAATTCCGAGCATGCCCCTCCACCTGATGTCTTTGGCCCTTTCACCTACATTGGCTTGATTGGTTTTGTTCTTTATTTATGTAAAGATTCCTTCAATGGCAGAAGTATCGGCAAAAGAGCTCTTAAATTACAAGTGGTGAACTATAAAACCGGTGAGCCTGCTGCCCCTCTCAGATGTTTGGTAAGAAACTTATTATGTATCATATGGCCAATAGAAGTTATTGTTACATTGATTAACCCTAATAGAAGAATTGGTGACATGCTGGCAGGCACCGAGGTGATCAATTATAATCCTGATCATGTCAGCGGCAGGACAAGATTTGGGCAGATTCTAATAACATTCGCTCTGGCCTCTTTTGTAATAATTTTATTATGGACGCCCATTTATAAACTAACCAGAAGTATTCCGGTATGGAATGTTGAGTATTCAGAAAACAGCTATAATGAGCAAGAGAGTAAAGCCTTAGAGCAGATATTTGAAAATGATTTTAGCGAGGATTTGACGGCAGATATCAAAATTTATGATGAAATAAAGAACAGCCCAGGCGATAAATACATATCCGTCATCCTAAATTTAGAAGAAGACCTGCTGTCCGATGATACCATGTATGCCTCTATTTCCGATGAGGCAAGGGCCATCATTCGCTCACAGTATCCTAACAAAGCCTTTCAGGCCAAAGTTAAATTTATTTATAGGGGTGAATTTAATATGATTGCAAAGGCTTTTTATATGTAAAACTACTTTTGAGTAAAAGCTAGTTTAATACCTAATGACACGAATATGCCACCCGTAATTCTGTCAAGCCATACTTTAATTTTAGGATTTTGACGGAATTTTTCTGATAACCTGGAAGCAAAAAAAGCTACGAAAACGCACCAGATAGTGCCTGTAGTCAGAAACGTAAAACCCAGTATAAGAAATGGCACCGGACTTTCGGAATAGGCCGGATCAATGAACTGAGGCAGAAATGCCAGGAAAAACAATGCCACTTTCGGGTTTAGCAGATTGGTGAAAATACCTGAGAAATAGATCTTTCTATTACTTTTTTGGGCATTGGCCTTTACAGAAAAGTCAGAATTTTTAGCCATTATGATAGATCTTATTCCCATATAAATCAGATACGCCGCCCCTAGATATTTTACGATCTCAAAAGCTACTGCAGATTGTGCCAATACAATGGACAACCCTAGTGAAGCAAACAAAACATGACACAGCGCTCCTGTAATAATCCCAAGAACTGAAAATATACCTGCTCTGGTTCCCTGAGACATACTTCGGCCCATGATGTATAAAGTATCCGCCCCTGGTGTAATATTTAATATTATACCGGCGATAACAAAAGTTCCATAATTAATTATTCCCAGATCCTGCATCTCCTGTTTAATTTTAGGAGGAAATGTAATTAAATAATATGAAACCTTAAAGTGCTCGCCAGGCTTGAAGGCTATCCTTTGATTGTCTCATAAACTCCTGCATCTGCTCACTATTCATAGGAAGTTTATCAGGTCGGCACGTTGGTATCACTATTTCAAAACAGACTAAACCATCAAAGCCAGACTTTTTAAGCAAGTTGTAATGTTCTTCAAAGTCAATATGGCCCGTCCCAATTCCTCCTCTTCCGGAGTCTGACACGTGGTAGCTATAAAGTAAATCAGCCGGAAAGTTGGCTAGTGCTTTTTGCGGATCAGGCTCATCAATATTCATATGAAAGCTGTCCAGCACGGCTTTTACATTATCCACTTCTGCCTGTTCTATGATGTAAATCAGCTCTTCTGCAGTATGCAAGAATGGCACTTCGTAATGATTACACGCCTCATAGGTTAGTAAAATGTCTTTAGTTTTGGCGTAAGCGCTTAACTGCTTTATGGCAGCAATAATCTGTTTTATGCCATTGGCATAATCAGAATGATCAGCCACCCAGGTAGATAAGCCCTGAATAGTGGCCATCGGCACCTTTAAAGCCTCAGCATAATCGATTACCTTTTTATAAAAAGTTACAGAATTATCAAGAGTTGCTTCCTTCTCCGAAGATGGCTGGCAGTTAAATGGGTCATATCCTACTACCTGAATCTTAAATTTATCGGCAACGGCTAGCACATCTTCCGCACTGTATTTATCAAAGTCCTCACAATATTGAATGGCCTTATAACCAATGGATTGAGCCTTACTAAATAGTTCTTCCAAATCCGACAGACCGAAGGTCCAAGATATCGCCGCTAGCTGCATGTTTTCTGATCTTTGTTTTATGTAGTAGCAACAATGTGCTGCGGTAATGGTTTCTAATTAACCTTGATCATTCAATAACTCTTGAATTTTATCTTCTACTACATCAGGTCGAAGATAGGAGCCATTGTCAATGATAATTCCGTCTTTATCTATCAAAAAATAATGTGGGATACCATTAATTTTAAGTGACGCTCGAATGTCATCACTCTGCTGTTTATCTAAATAATACTGCTGACCCGTCATTTGATGTTTGGATAATGTAGCCTTCCAAAGATCCTCTTTAGAATCCAGGCATAGATACACAAATGCCACTTCCTTCTCATCCAATTGTTCCATCAATCTCTTGGAATTAGGCATTTCACTAAGACAAGGTCCGCACCATGTAGCCCAGAAATCAACGTAAATTACTTTACCGCTATTTACACTAATAATACTATCCATAATGGCACCGGCGGAGGTAGACGAGACCTTCATTAGCATAGCGTCTGATGATAACTTTGGATTATCAACACTTTTTTTAATCTCCCTATATTTTTGCTCTAGTGGTTCTCGTAAGCCTGGGTTTGTAATTTCTGACGCTACTAATTCATGATATTTTTCATACAAGGCAATCTCAGATTTATCCAAACTCTGGCTAAATAATTCTGTAAGAACCAATTGCCTGAGCAAATCATCTGGTGTGTACTTCATGATACCATAAACAATTAATGAATCATAAATACTTGTAGGCGCAGCGAACATACCGTTGATTAAGAACTTTTTATTTTCCTCTGCTGCCATTAATTTCTTCCTGGCATAGTAATAATGGTAGGTATTAACAAAGTGCGATATGGAATAACCGCTAATGAGCATTTCCTCTGTTAATGGTAATGGATTTTGAAATCCATCAAAATACCCGTCTGGCACTGACCATTCTGATCTGTTTAAGTTCATAAGTGAGATATGTTCATCAGGATAATAGGCCAGATTATAATAATAATCCATTTGAATTAATGTTGACGCCCACAATGCCACCTTACCTGATGGTTTATATTTTGAAACAAAATGTTTCAGTTCATCCTCTCTTAATGTTTTTACGGAATCAAGGTAAATCACATAATCTTCCGCATCCTTCATTTTGGCCTTTTGTTTAGAATCCCAGTCTGAATACAATTCGTTCGAGTAGTATATTTTTTGAAAAGCTGCTGCATCTTCATTATCTCTACTGTGACTACCTCCTAATTTAATTGAGCTGAGCAACTCCGGTCTATCATTTTTACTGCCATCAAATTCCACATATATACTGTCTCCAGGATGTATTAATATCAGAAAGTTAGTTTTATAAAACAGCCAGGCATCTGTAGGCAGATAAGCCATAAATGACTCAGAAAATTTTCCCTCGTCATCGATTGTCGTCTCAAGCTGCAAGGGGCCTAAGCCGGGACGGTTAACGGTGATCTTTATCAATTCAAGATTAATATCATGGTTCCTTACCTTTCCCGCAATGGTAACTTGCCTGGCCATATCGTTTTCCTGAGCAGAAATATTATTGAAAACAGAGACCAAAACTAAAAATGAGAGTACAATCTGGTTGAGTAATTTCATTGATGTATTGTTAATGAAGGAAGAGTAATATTTTAAATTAAATATAATCTTACAATATTCATAATTATAAACCCCGAAATGATCATGTACAGCATCTTATATCTTCACAAAGTATTTTTTAATATCTTTGAGCCAAATTTGGCAATGAGGTCTGCCTTAAACCGTTCCGCAAGGTGCTGATGACTTCTACAAGCAATGGCTTATTTTGCCGATGTAGAATCATTAATGATCAGACTTTATGAATAAAGAAAAGCTTCGCAACCTTCTCAGCTCTATCGAGCAAATTCCTTCTTTAGTATACGTTCTTAAATGGTTTGTAATTTGCCTCCTGATTGGTGCAGTGGCAGGGAGCATTTCTGCCTTCTTTTTGGTAAGTCTTGAGTGGGCGACCAACTGGCGTGAAGAGCACCTTTGGATTATTGCCCTTCTTCCGGTGGGTGGTTTTATAGTAGGACTTTCATATCATCTATATGGAGATAGCGTGGTAAAAGGCAATAACCTTTTACTGGAAGAATTTCATAGCCCCAAAAAGATTATCCCGTTCAAAATGGCTCCTTTAGTGCTTTTTGGCACTGTGGTAACTCACTTTTTTGGTGGCTCTGCTGGTAGAGAGGGTACTGCAGTACAAATTGGAGGAGCCGTGGCTGACAGGTTCACTAAAATATTCAAGCTATCTAACCGCGATAGAAAGATCATTTTGATTGCTGGTATTAGTGCTGGTTTTGCTTCTGTTTTTGGAACACCTCTTGCCGGTGGTGTATTTGCTCTAGAGGTTCTTATTCTAGGAAGAATACGGCTAGATGCCATCATACCAAGCTTTCTGGCGGCCGTATTATCTGATTACTTCTGCAGAATATGGAACGTATCACACACTCATTATCATATTGATTCTGTGGTAGATATGAATGTTCCTAACCTGGGTTGGGCCATATTAGCTGGTATAATATTCGGGTTAGTGGCCATGCTTTTCTCTAAGTCTACCCATTTCTGGAGCAGCCTTTTTAAAAGTAAAATAAAATATCCTCCATTAAGACCTGTAATTGGTGGTGCCATATTGGCCATAGCTATCTATCTGATAGGCACTACTAAGTATATAGGCCTTGGTGTTCCTACCATTGTCGCCTCTTTTCATGAACAAATGAACTCCTATGACTTTCTGTTGAAGGTGCTATTTACCTCATTCACTTTAGGAGCCGGCTTTAAAGGCGGAGAAGTAACACCGCTATTTTATATAGGCGCCACCCTGGGCAATGCTCTAATCTGGTTTATCCCACTACCCATGGACCTTCTAGCTGGTATGGGATTCGTAGCTGTTTTTGCTGGTGCCACCAATACGCCTTTGGCCTGCGCATTAATGGGAATAGAGCTATTTGGCATAGAATCAGGCGTCTTCATAGCCATTGCCTGTAGTGTCGCTTATCTTTTTTCCGGCCATTCAGGCGTGTACTCTTCACAGCTGATTGGCAGCCCTAAAAATAGTCGTTATATCAGGGAGAAAGGCTTATCACTTTCTGATATTGCACGCCGCAGGAAAGAAAGATCAAGAAAACCTTAAAATAAGCCACCTTCTCGATGTGCTAAGCAACAAAACTTTTACTCCGGAATTCTGAGTAACACGAAGAATATCCGGAGTTTAGCTATTTGGAATTTTTCCGATAGATAATGAAAATAATTACATATACTCATCTCTTCTAGGACGATGGCATTTATGTATCAGCTTTCAATTCATTAGCTACTTCTTCATAATCTTCTTCAATTTCGGCAACACCGGTGCATTCTTATCCTGAAACATCTCGGATGAGATAATGATGGTATCTAATAATTTTATGGCCTCAATGATATGTGGACCTTTATTGAGCATAACACATTCAGCTTTCGCGGCATTTACCACATCTGTTATTTCTGATCGCGAGGGTAGGCCCTTTTTCGCCAGATTCTCTAACACCTGAGTAGCCCAAACCACCGGAATATGAGCGGCATTGCATATGGCTAACATTTCCTTTTGAATGCTACCTATTCTTTCCCAGCCTGTTTCTATGGCCAAGTCGCCTCGTGCTATCATCACGCCTATTTTCTTCAGCTTCATGGCCTCCATAAGTATCTTCGAAAGGTTGTCGTAGCCCTTTTGAGTTTCAATTTTCAGGATAACTCCTAACTTATCCTTCACACCTAACTTTTCCAGCTCAGAGATCATATCCTTCACATCTTCAGGGGTTTGTACGAAGGAAAAGTTAACTACATCAGCATGCTCAGCTATGAATTTAAGGTCTTCCTTATCTTTAGAAGTAAGGCCGCTGATCTGTACATTAGAATCAGGTAGGTTGATTCCTTTATCGGATTTAAGCTTGGTGCCACCAGACTTCGCTTTTACTATTCGGATCAGGAAATGATCATCTTCTATAGCTTCTACCTCACCAGTAATTTCACCATCATCAAAATAAATAGGGTCTCCTTTCTTTATGCCTTCCAGTGCAGCAGGCAGAGTACATGATAATTTGGCCGGACTCACCACATTGCCTTCATCATCAAACTTAGCAGGCTCCCCTTTAATCGAAGTTTTATAGAGTTTTAAATAATCGTCATTTTTTAAAAATATGATCTGGTCTACAGGAGGTAGCTCTTCAACCTTTACCTTACCGTGTGGTGCCGTTAACTGAGTATCGGTTTCAATATAGGCGGAATCATCACTGTGTGTGATAACAGTATTTTCATCTATTTCTATAACCTTAGTTATACGCGATTTCCCCCTCGTATCCTTAAATGAAATTTCATCCCCCACATTCAACTTTTCCAGCCATTCCAGGTTCACGGGTAATTCATCCGAGCCAAGCTCAATTTTCTCGCTACTTACCAGCTTAATTACTGCAGGTTCTACAACCTGGCCTAGGTCGTTTCGGTTGGGCTTAAAATGCTTTACACCCTTATGCCCTTTAATCTCACCTGTTCTAATCTTTGGCCCACCCACATCCATAGTTATAACTACTTCTTTCTCAAGCTTTTCAGAGGCCTTTTTGATATGGTTAATCATCGTGAGCCAATCCTCCGGTGTATCATGAGCACAATTGATTCTCGCGCAGTTCATACCACTGGCTACCATCTCCTCCACAAGCTCATATCGTTTTACAGCTTTGTCAGGAATAGTTACCATTATCCTCAGCCTTCTCTTGTCCGGCGTATTGCCCAGCAGACTTTTGGTGTTCTTTTTCAAGGCCTTCTCACTCTGCTTTATTGACATGTCATAATCATCATTTGGAGCACTACCTACACCGAGCAGATGATTGAGAAAAAACAGTGTTGTTTTGAGGCTAGCCTCCACATGTGCTTCCGACCGGGCCAGGCGTGACATGCCTAAATTTCCAAGGCGTTTTTGCAACTTACGAATGTCAAAAGAGCGTAAGGCCAGGTAATGCATCAGGTTGATAGCACTTTTCTGATGAGCTTTATCCACGGTCTTTATGAGTGACTGGTGCTCATCCTCATGTTTTTCTACGTGATTAAGAATTTCAGTTACAGCTGACCTTATCTCTTGAATTTTCTGCGGTTTCATGGAATTTCCTTTTCAATGGGTATATATGTAATAACGAACAGAAAGGAAATATTACTTTAAAAAAACGAATTTTAATACCTAAAGGTGAACCATGTTATTCACTATTCCTTTTTCTTCTCCCCAAGAGAAAACCAGTTACCAGAATCATCTACAAATAGAGCTTCATAGCCATAAAACTCTTTTGTTGGTTCCTTTTTAAAAACCACTCCTTTTGATTTCAGCTCTTCGTAAGTGGCCATTAAGTCATTGCATTCAAACACGCCAAATCCGAAGGTGCCTTTTTTCACAAGTTCGCGCATTTGTTCTGCCGCACCATCTTTGAACATCATACCATCCTGGATGGCCATTAAACTAATTTCCAGGTCAGGTTGCTCTGGAGGACAGACTGTTAGCCACCTCATACCTGGCCCCATTGGCGCATCGGTATGCACTTTAAAGCCTAACTTATTTACATAAAACTCATAGGCACTTTCCTGATCAAGCACGAACACGCTCATGTGATTTAATCTTGTAATCATATCGATATTGTTTATTTATAGGGCAAAAATGAAAACTTATCAGAGGGCGACCTTCTCGAAAATTGCTTTTTATAACCACCCATTATGGCTGGCAAAACAGGCCGGAATGAATTGCAAAGGTTGAACTTTTAAGTCTTCCTGCCTTCTCAAGGCCCTTACTTGAAAATCTGAAGGAGTTATTCCCACCGTTTTTTTAAAGAGTCCGGTAAAAGAACTGGTACTATTAAACCCTACCTGGAAACAGGTGTCAATTACGGGAGTATTCTGAGCCAATAATACTTTCGCTCTATCAATTCTCACTGAAGTAAGGTATTGATGAGGTGTTTTTCCGTAGGCAACCTTAAATAATCTTATAAAATGAAATTTTGAAAAATAAGATTCATTGGAGATCTGGCTGAGATCAATCTTCTCATCATAATGCTCATCCATAAATAATTTAGCATGAACAATGCGTTTGTATAGATATATTTTAGGATACTTCTCTGACATAAAATAAATGAACACAGAAATTAGAACATCCGCAGCTAATTGAGTTAAAAATGAGATTTCTGAGTCATGCCAATGATAAACAATTTATGGAGATAAAGTTAAACCAATCACTTTTAACAAAAATTTTAATTGTAAAAGACCCATTATTTGTCGCAATTAACCCGACTATAACTATATATTTCTTGCTAACTTGAAAATGACAAAATCATGAATTTATTAAATACTTAAGGCATGAAATTTAAAGCACATATATTTCAAAAAGGCAACAATCTGGGCATTGAGGTACCAGAGGAAATAATTGAAAAATTTGGCGCAGGGAAAAAGCCGCCTGTATCCATCACTCTCCAGGGTTACACTTATCAAACTACGGTTGGCGTAATGGCTGGCAAATATTTAATTCCATTGAATAGTTCACACCGCAAGCATGTGGATGTAAATGGTGGTGAAAATATTGAAGTAGATGTACAGCTGGATACCGCCCCGCGCGAGGTAGAAATACCAAGTGCATTGAAAGGTGAATTTAAAAACAATAAAGTGGCCGCTGATTTCTATGAAAATTTATCTCCGAGCTATAAAAATAAAATAGCAACTCTAATAGATTCAGCAAAAACAGATGAAACCAGAAATAAAAGAGTGGCTAAAGTGATGGAAGACCTCAGCCAGGGCGTAAAGCCTTAGCCTAGAAATATAGTTGTGCCATCCTATTTCTAATGTGTTCTTTTCGACGTAAGTTGAATATGATATAAGTGTTCATGCTTATGAGAAAGAATATCTCTTTTCTATTTGTGGTTAGTTGCTTATTCTCTTGCGATTATTTTGCTGACTATACTTATAAGGTAGTCAACGAATCAAGTGAAGCTATAACTATCCATGCCCAGAGTGATCAGGGAGGCTTTCGTATTCAGGATTCTCTTACGGTACTGCAAGAAGGTGAATTCTTAAAAATATCTGAAGACCTTGGCACTTCAGGAAAGCACCATATTCCCGAAGATAATTATACCAGTACGGATACTATTCCACCTATTAGCAGATTTCTTATCGTTATCAATGATCATGAATACGATACTTTAAGGTTCAGACATTTTTGGGATTATGAAGGCACTGAAAGAAACGGTATCTACACCCTTACAATAACTGATGAGTTGTTGGAAAAGATTAGATAGGAGTATAAGAATTTGCACCTTCGGATGAGTAATGTAATTTTCAAATCGTTAGTTTTCAGCCTTTGAAAGCAATACAACTCACATCAAACCCTTTCCTTCCAAAGACATTTTCAGCTTCGACTGATTTTTCCAGAAGTTATCTTCAATATCCTTCAATACTTTTGAATATTCAGGATGGCTCTTTAGTGATGCCATTATAGGATCGATTTTAATATATACCAATAGCCAATATTGGAAATCATGTTGCTGGGAGAAGATCTTCAATTGTTCAATGGCCTCTTCGTATTTGCCCTCGTAAGCATATTTATTGGCCAAACTGGCACTTTTGTAAATCGATTCATCATTTTGACAAAACTTTTCATAGGCTTCAAAAAATTTAGCGGCCTGTGCATCATCTCCCATCTTCTTATAAACGAATGCTATTTTAATATCTTCCTGAGGGAAAATATTCATACCTATTTGATCTTGCAGAGTGGTAAACTTCTGATAGTAATGAAACGCACTATCATAATTTTCCTGCAAATAATAGTTTTTAGCCACCTCTTGGATAATGTCCAACCTGGTAGTATCCTGCTGTAATTTCTTTAGTAGGCTCTGGCCTGTTTTCTCTAAATTCTCATCCCGGGCATAAAGCATCAAGTCTCTTACGTAACTGTACTCATTATTCGGAAAGTAATTAATGGACTTATCCATGTATTCAATGGCCTCATCTACAAAGCCGTTTTGAAAAAGGGCATTTGCAAGATGGAGACATAGATAGCTTTTCTGAATGGAATCATTGGCAGCCACATTCAGCTGCATTCCTTTGAGGGCGTATTCAAGGTACTTGGCAGTATTTGGGATCAGTCGAGAATAGATGTCAGCCAGTGTTTGAATGATGGCCGATGAATTCGGATTATATTCCAGTGCTTTTTCCAGATGAGGTAAGGCTGAAGCGTACTGCTCTGTTTGCATATAATAAAAAGCTTTGGCTAACAAACTTTGATCCGATTTAGAGTCATAAAGCAGGGCCTTATCGGCATAATTATTTATTTCATCAGTATACTTTTTCTCTACCTGAAAAAGGTCGAGGAAATAATATGATATAGCCACATCAGCATAAGCCACGGCAAATCCAGGGTCATGCTCAATGGCCTTTTTAAATAAAGGTATAGCCTTGCGCAAGCCATCTGCCGTTCTGGCTTGAAACGGTTCCAGGGCTTTTAGATAATAATCATAGGCTTCCAGGTTTTCTGTAGGTCTTTTCTTTATCTGCTCTAGCTCCTGCACAGAAACATAAGCCTTAATAGATGCGGCGATTTTGGTTGCTACCTCATTTTGAAGCAGAAATATATCGTTCATCTTTCTATTATATTGCTCGCCCCACAAGTGCTTATCTGAGTTAGCCTCAATCAGCTGAA
This genomic interval carries:
- a CDS encoding pyruvate kinase, with the protein product MKPQKIQEIRSAVTEILNHVEKHEDEHQSLIKTVDKAHQKSAINLMHYLALRSFDIRKLQKRLGNLGMSRLARSEAHVEASLKTTLFFLNHLLGVGSAPNDDYDMSIKQSEKALKKNTKSLLGNTPDKRRLRIMVTIPDKAVKRYELVEEMVASGMNCARINCAHDTPEDWLTMINHIKKASEKLEKEVVITMDVGGPKIRTGEIKGHKGVKHFKPNRNDLGQVVEPAVIKLVSSEKIELGSDELPVNLEWLEKLNVGDEISFKDTRGKSRITKVIEIDENTVITHSDDSAYIETDTQLTAPHGKVKVEELPPVDQIIFLKNDDYLKLYKTSIKGEPAKFDDEGNVVSPAKLSCTLPAALEGIKKGDPIYFDDGEITGEVEAIEDDHFLIRIVKAKSGGTKLKSDKGINLPDSNVQISGLTSKDKEDLKFIAEHADVVNFSFVQTPEDVKDMISELEKLGVKDKLGVILKIETQKGYDNLSKILMEAMKLKKIGVMIARGDLAIETGWERIGSIQKEMLAICNAAHIPVVWATQVLENLAKKGLPSRSEITDVVNAAKAECVMLNKGPHIIEAIKLLDTIIISSEMFQDKNAPVLPKLKKIMKK
- a CDS encoding VOC family protein, with protein sequence MITRLNHMSVFVLDQESAYEFYVNKLGFKVHTDAPMGPGMRWLTVCPPEQPDLEISLMAIQDGMMFKDGAAEQMRELVKKGTFGFGVFECNDLMATYEELKSKGVVFKKEPTKEFYGYEALFVDDSGNWFSLGEKKKE
- a CDS encoding helix-turn-helix domain-containing protein, producing MSEKYPKIYLYKRIVHAKLFMDEHYDEKIDLSQISNESYFSKFHFIRLFKVAYGKTPHQYLTSVRIDRAKVLLAQNTPVIDTCFQVGFNSTSSFTGLFKKTVGITPSDFQVRALRRQEDLKVQPLQFIPACFASHNGWL
- a CDS encoding YdeI/OmpD-associated family protein, with protein sequence MKFKAHIFQKGNNLGIEVPEEIIEKFGAGKKPPVSITLQGYTYQTTVGVMAGKYLIPLNSSHRKHVDVNGGENIEVDVQLDTAPREVEIPSALKGEFKNNKVAADFYENLSPSYKNKIATLIDSAKTDETRNKRVAKVMEDLSQGVKP
- a CDS encoding helix-turn-helix domain-containing protein, which encodes MSNAPTSGDDFISQVEQVIQENISNEQFGVSELAEAMNMSRSNLLRKVKKDTELSASQFIRKVRLKKGLDLLQQTSLNVSEVSYEVGFGSTSYFIKCFREQYGYSPGEAGKMAKEEEPAKLQISYFHKYRLIIGGSLLLAIIITILVLFNNSGDKTVQPELEKSIAVLPFKNESSDSANIYFINGLMESTLNNLQKIKDLRVISRTSVEKYRNTDKSIPEIAEELGVNYFIEGSGQKVGDQVLLNIQLIEANSDKHLWGEQYNRKMNDIFLLQNEVATKIAASIKAYVSVQELEQIKKRPTENLEAYDYYLKALEPFQARTADGLRKAIPLFKKAIEHDPGFAVAYADVAISYYFLDLFQVEKKYTDEINNYADKALLYDSKSDQSLLAKAFYYMQTEQYASALPHLEKALEYNPNSSAIIQTLADIYSRLIPNTAKYLEYALKGMQLNVAANDSIQKSYLCLHLANALFQNGFVDEAIEYMDKSINYFPNNEYSYVRDLMLYARDENLEKTGQSLLKKLQQDTTRLDIIQEVAKNYYLQENYDSAFHYYQKFTTLQDQIGMNIFPQEDIKIAFVYKKMGDDAQAAKFFEAYEKFCQNDESIYKSASLANKYAYEGKYEEAIEQLKIFSQQHDFQYWLLVYIKIDPIMASLKSHPEYSKVLKDIEDNFWKNQSKLKMSLEGKGLM